A section of the Streptomyces xinghaiensis S187 genome encodes:
- a CDS encoding AAA family ATPase yields MRLHRLRVSAFGPFGGTHEVDFDELSAAGLFLLHGPTGAGKTSVLDAVCYALYGGVPGARQTSLPALRSDHAEPGTPTEVRLELTAGGRRLEITRSPEQLRPKKRGTGHTKEKARTLLRELGPDGWKGLSRSHQEIGEEIHQLLGMSKEQFCQVVLLPQGDFARFLRADAEARGKLLGRLFDTRRFAAVEEYLAELRRAAERRVTAADEQLLALAHRMAQAAGEAAGPADHPLPEAAPGQPGLAAAVLEWAAIARTHVRERREIAASAVRAAEAAHRAAERDSEAAAERARLQRRHADARRRAAALEEAAAERAEVRARLDRARVAARVVPALELRDAAGREHRAASETEQRLRRALPPGRAEAGADRLAALERERREELGRLDAARRAEHRAAEIIREQRTLDREAEADDEALAETDGWLRAWESTRDAHRQRIDAAREALTRAETLRAETGPAERRLDAARRRDDLTGRTGAARERLRELRDRAGDARQRWLDLRERRLLGIAAELATRLAPGEECAVCGSTEHPRPASRTEDHVGRAEEETAHTAYRTADGLREEAERELRSLTDALAAATAEADGAATEGLRETVERLRREHAGARAEAAGLPAAQEAFEGAERERERRLAEQRDTERRAAARASRRESLAAELAGLQEELTRARGDAGSVAERAAALERETAALAGAAEAVRAAESAAHRLKEADARLADAAYGAGFDTPAAAAAAALGDDRRRELQHRLDAWQAETVAVAAELADPEVAGAAGLPPADPGAARAAREAATARLRAASAAEAESERRRTELDRLSAQTLDGARRLAPLRRDYERVARLAGLAAGTSAENARRMRLESYVLAARLEQVAAAASLRLQRMSAGRYTLVHSDARASGRGRSGLGLHVIDAWTGRERDTATLSGGETFFASLALALGLADVVTDEAGGARLDTLFIDEGFGSLDEQTLDEVLDVLDSLRERDRAVGIVSHVPDLRRRVPAQLEVVKTRTGSAVRHDTFAAGG; encoded by the coding sequence ATGAGGCTCCACCGGCTCCGCGTCAGCGCCTTCGGCCCCTTCGGCGGCACCCACGAGGTCGACTTCGACGAACTGTCCGCCGCCGGGCTCTTCCTGCTGCACGGGCCGACCGGAGCCGGCAAGACCTCCGTCCTCGACGCGGTCTGCTACGCCCTGTACGGCGGTGTGCCCGGCGCCCGCCAGACGAGTCTCCCGGCGCTCCGCAGCGACCACGCCGAACCGGGCACCCCGACGGAGGTCCGGCTCGAACTGACCGCCGGGGGCCGCCGGCTGGAGATCACCCGCAGCCCCGAGCAGCTCCGGCCCAAGAAGCGCGGCACCGGCCACACCAAGGAGAAGGCCCGGACCCTGCTGCGCGAGCTCGGACCGGACGGCTGGAAGGGGCTGAGCCGGTCCCACCAGGAGATCGGCGAGGAGATCCACCAGCTGCTCGGGATGAGCAAGGAGCAGTTCTGCCAGGTCGTGCTGCTCCCGCAGGGCGACTTCGCCCGCTTTCTCCGCGCCGACGCCGAAGCGCGCGGCAAGCTGCTCGGACGCCTCTTCGACACCCGCCGTTTCGCCGCCGTCGAGGAGTACCTCGCCGAGCTGCGGCGCGCCGCCGAGCGCCGGGTGACCGCCGCGGACGAGCAACTGCTCGCCCTCGCCCACCGCATGGCCCAGGCAGCCGGGGAGGCCGCCGGCCCGGCGGACCACCCGCTGCCGGAGGCCGCCCCGGGACAGCCCGGCCTGGCCGCGGCCGTCCTGGAATGGGCCGCCATCGCCCGGACCCACGTCCGGGAGCGGCGGGAGATCGCCGCCTCGGCGGTCCGCGCGGCCGAGGCCGCCCACCGGGCCGCGGAGCGGGACAGCGAGGCCGCCGCCGAACGCGCCCGGCTGCAGCGGCGGCACGCGGACGCCCGCCGGCGCGCCGCGGCGCTGGAGGAGGCCGCGGCCGAGCGAGCCGAGGTGCGGGCCCGGCTCGACCGGGCGCGGGTGGCCGCACGGGTCGTCCCGGCACTGGAACTCCGCGACGCGGCCGGGCGGGAGCACCGGGCCGCGAGCGAGACGGAGCAGCGGCTGCGGCGGGCGCTGCCCCCCGGCCGGGCGGAGGCCGGCGCGGACCGGCTCGCCGCCCTCGAACGGGAACGCCGGGAGGAACTCGGCCGGCTCGACGCCGCACGGCGCGCCGAACACCGGGCCGCCGAGATCATCCGGGAACAGCGGACACTCGACCGGGAGGCCGAGGCCGACGACGAGGCGCTGGCCGAGACGGACGGCTGGCTCCGCGCCTGGGAGAGCACCCGGGACGCCCACCGGCAGCGGATCGACGCGGCGCGCGAGGCCCTCACCCGCGCCGAGACCCTGCGCGCCGAGACCGGACCGGCCGAACGCCGGCTCGACGCCGCCCGGCGCCGCGACGACCTCACCGGCCGGACCGGGGCCGCCCGGGAACGGCTCCGGGAGCTCCGCGACCGCGCCGGCGACGCCCGGCAGCGGTGGCTCGACCTCCGGGAGCGCCGGCTGCTCGGCATCGCCGCCGAGCTCGCGACCCGGCTGGCACCGGGCGAGGAGTGCGCGGTCTGCGGCTCCACCGAGCACCCCCGGCCCGCTTCGCGGACGGAGGACCACGTCGGCCGGGCCGAGGAGGAGACGGCGCACACCGCGTACCGCACGGCCGACGGCCTCCGGGAGGAGGCCGAACGGGAGCTGCGGTCCCTCACCGACGCACTCGCCGCCGCCACCGCCGAGGCGGACGGAGCCGCCACCGAAGGGCTCCGGGAGACCGTCGAACGGCTGCGCCGCGAACACGCCGGGGCCCGCGCCGAGGCCGCCGGCCTGCCCGCCGCCCAGGAAGCCTTCGAAGGGGCGGAGCGGGAACGGGAACGCCGGCTGGCCGAGCAGCGGGACACCGAACGGCGCGCCGCCGCCCGCGCCTCCCGGCGGGAGTCGCTCGCGGCCGAACTGGCAGGCCTGCAAGAGGAGTTGACGCGGGCGCGGGGAGACGCCGGGAGTGTCGCCGAACGCGCCGCCGCCCTGGAGCGGGAGACCGCCGCACTGGCCGGGGCCGCCGAGGCCGTCCGTGCCGCCGAGAGCGCGGCGCACCGGCTGAAGGAGGCCGACGCCCGGCTCGCCGACGCCGCCTACGGGGCCGGCTTCGACACCCCGGCCGCGGCCGCCGCGGCCGCGCTCGGCGACGACCGCCGCCGGGAACTCCAGCACCGCCTGGACGCCTGGCAGGCCGAGACCGTCGCCGTGGCCGCCGAACTCGCCGACCCGGAGGTCGCCGGGGCCGCCGGGCTGCCGCCCGCCGACCCCGGTGCCGCCCGCGCCGCCCGGGAGGCCGCCACCGCGCGGCTGCGCGCCGCGTCCGCCGCCGAGGCCGAGTCGGAACGCCGCCGCACCGAACTGGACCGGCTCTCCGCCCAGACCCTCGACGGCGCGCGGCGGCTCGCGCCGCTCCGCCGGGACTACGAGCGGGTCGCGCGGCTCGCCGGCCTGGCCGCGGGCACCTCCGCCGAGAACGCCCGCAGGATGCGCCTGGAGTCCTACGTCCTGGCGGCCCGCCTGGAGCAGGTCGCGGCGGCCGCGAGCCTCCGGCTCCAGCGGATGTCGGCCGGGCGCTACACCCTCGTCCACTCCGACGCCCGCGCCTCCGGCCGCGGCCGCTCCGGACTCGGCCTGCACGTCATCGACGCCTGGACGGGACGCGAACGCGACACCGCCACCCTCTCCGGGGGCGAGACCTTCTTCGCCTCGCTCGCCCTCGCCCTGGGGCTGGCCGACGTGGTCACCGACGAGGCGGGCGGTGCCCGTCTCGACACCCTCTTCATCGACGAGGGCTTCGGCAGCCTCGACGAGCAGACCCTCGACGAAGTGCTCGACGTCCTCGACTCCCTCCGGGAACGGGACCGCGCGGTCGGCATCGTCAGCCACGTCCCCGACCTGCGCCGGCGCGTGCCCGCCCAGCTCGAGGTCGTCAAGACCCGCACCGGCTCGGCGGTCCGCCACGACACCTTCGCCGCGGGGGGCTGA
- a CDS encoding HAD-IA family hydrolase, giving the protein MTADRILTWTPTAVVFDCDGTLMDTERHWQEARRQVLREYGVTPGAEFSERAKGIHYTDCGRLLAETAGRPELTGKMTDELLESFRSLVAEDPVTAPGAVEMVALAHEFAPLAVASNCPRDVVETCLDMAGLLLYFDHVVVPGEGMPPKPAPDLYLSAAGACGADPAECLAVEDSLCGIRSAVRAGMRVVGVGPRPDEESAALVDLWVPSLGEPRLVAWAESRPAIPEGTPGSTSPRVVPPRGSSPGDAAAPAARPGETAPGEGSPGTAP; this is encoded by the coding sequence GTGACAGCAGACCGGATTCTCACCTGGACACCGACGGCCGTCGTCTTCGACTGCGACGGCACCCTGATGGACACCGAAAGGCACTGGCAGGAGGCGCGCCGCCAGGTACTCCGGGAGTACGGAGTCACCCCCGGCGCGGAATTCTCCGAACGTGCGAAAGGAATTCACTACACCGACTGCGGCCGCCTGCTGGCGGAGACCGCGGGACGCCCGGAACTGACCGGGAAGATGACCGACGAGTTGCTGGAAAGTTTCCGGTCGCTAGTCGCCGAGGACCCCGTCACCGCGCCCGGGGCGGTGGAAATGGTGGCGCTGGCCCATGAGTTCGCCCCGCTCGCGGTCGCCAGCAACTGCCCGCGCGATGTCGTCGAGACCTGCCTGGACATGGCGGGGCTGCTGCTCTATTTCGACCATGTCGTCGTGCCGGGGGAGGGGATGCCGCCCAAGCCGGCACCGGACCTCTATCTCTCCGCCGCCGGAGCCTGCGGCGCCGATCCGGCGGAATGCCTGGCGGTCGAGGACTCGCTCTGCGGTATCCGGTCCGCCGTCCGGGCGGGCATGCGGGTCGTCGGGGTCGGTCCGCGTCCCGACGAGGAGTCCGCCGCCCTCGTGGATCTCTGGGTGCCCTCACTCGGGGAGCCCCGCCTCGTCGCCTGGGCGGAGAGCCGCCCCGCGATCCCCGAGGGGACGCCCGGCAGCACGTCGCCGCGGGTCGTACCGCCCCGCGGCTCGTCCCCCGGAGACGCGGCCGCCCCGGCGGCCCGGCCCGGGGAGACCGCTCCCGGAGAGGGCTCCCCCGGAACGGCGCCCTGA
- a CDS encoding helix-turn-helix domain-containing protein: MTDLDHLTQSLARNLKRWRGERGFTLDALATRSGVSRGMIIQIEQARTNPSVGTTVKLADALGVSLTALLDYDQEPRVRVVKPEEAVRMWSTEAGSATVLLAGAQAPGPLELWGWTLMPGEGSASDAHPAGTHELLHVREGELTLVLDGEEYRVPAGSSAAFEANVPHGYRNDGTETVEMSMVVSVPPVR, from the coding sequence GTGACGGATCTCGACCACCTCACCCAGTCCCTGGCGCGCAACCTCAAGCGCTGGCGCGGCGAACGGGGCTTCACCCTGGACGCCCTCGCCACCCGCTCCGGGGTCAGCCGGGGCATGATCATCCAGATCGAGCAGGCCCGGACCAATCCGAGCGTCGGCACCACGGTGAAGCTCGCCGACGCCCTCGGCGTGAGCCTCACCGCCCTCCTCGACTACGACCAGGAGCCCAGGGTGCGGGTCGTGAAGCCCGAGGAGGCGGTGCGCATGTGGTCCACCGAGGCCGGCAGCGCCACCGTGCTCCTCGCCGGGGCCCAGGCCCCCGGGCCGCTGGAGCTGTGGGGCTGGACGCTGATGCCCGGTGAGGGCAGTGCGTCCGACGCGCACCCCGCCGGCACCCATGAACTCCTGCACGTCCGGGAGGGGGAGCTGACGCTGGTGCTGGACGGCGAGGAGTACCGGGTGCCGGCCGGGTCGTCCGCCGCCTTCGAGGCCAACGTGCCGCACGGCTACCGCAACGACGGGACGGAGACGGTCGAGATGAGCATGGTCGTGTCGGTCCCGCCCGTCCGCTGA
- a CDS encoding CoA-binding protein produces MYADTETIRRILTGTGDTWAVVGLSSNTARAAYGVAGVLQRFGKRIVPVHPKAETVHGERGYASLAEIPFPVDVVDVFVNSALAGRVADEAVAIGAKAVWFQLGVVDEAAYERVRAAGRDMVMDRCPAIEIPRLG; encoded by the coding sequence ATGTACGCAGACACGGAGACGATCCGGCGGATTCTGACCGGCACCGGCGACACCTGGGCCGTGGTGGGCCTGTCCTCCAACACGGCCCGCGCGGCCTACGGCGTGGCGGGGGTGCTGCAGCGCTTCGGCAAGCGGATCGTGCCGGTGCACCCGAAGGCGGAGACGGTGCACGGCGAACGGGGCTACGCCTCCCTGGCCGAGATCCCGTTCCCGGTGGACGTCGTGGACGTCTTCGTCAACAGCGCCCTGGCGGGGCGGGTCGCCGACGAGGCGGTGGCCATCGGCGCCAAGGCCGTCTGGTTCCAGCTCGGCGTGGTGGACGAGGCGGCGTACGAGCGGGTGCGCGCCGCCGGCCGGGACATGGTCATGGACCGCTGCCCGGCCATCGAGATCCCCCGGCTGGGCTGA
- a CDS encoding dihydroxyacetone kinase subunit DhaK: protein MAPYFARAPESLVSDALEGFARAHPDLVEHDAEGGFVRALRGSPDRRVGLLSGGGSGHEPLHIGFVGAGMLDAATPGMIFTSPHNRQVFAASRAVARRDGVLHLVKNYTGDKINFGIAAERLADEGIPVARVLIDDDIASESEDIAVGRRGTGATVLIEKILGAAADAGAGLADLADLGTSLTGRSRSLAVASAAHTAPADGSPAFDIPGGRLEFGVGIHGERADRTVAHEPLDALLETMTDTLLGTLAPGRGDSVIALVNGLGSVTGLELYAVARELGRRLDRRGVELRRSLVGHFVTALDMRGFSLTLLLADDAITDWYDAPAHTPAWRR from the coding sequence ATGGCCCCGTACTTCGCGAGAGCACCCGAATCACTGGTGTCCGACGCGCTCGAGGGCTTCGCCCGGGCGCATCCGGATCTGGTCGAGCACGACGCCGAGGGCGGATTCGTCCGCGCCCTGCGCGGTTCCCCGGACCGGAGGGTCGGGCTGCTGTCGGGCGGCGGTTCCGGGCACGAGCCGCTGCACATCGGTTTCGTCGGGGCCGGCATGCTGGACGCCGCCACCCCCGGCATGATCTTCACCTCGCCCCACAACCGGCAGGTCTTCGCCGCCTCGCGGGCGGTCGCCCGCCGGGACGGCGTCCTGCACCTGGTGAAGAACTACACCGGAGACAAGATCAACTTCGGTATCGCCGCCGAGCGGCTGGCCGACGAGGGCATCCCCGTCGCCCGGGTGCTGATCGACGACGACATCGCCTCGGAGTCCGAGGACATCGCCGTGGGCCGCCGCGGCACCGGGGCGACCGTCCTCATCGAGAAGATCCTGGGCGCGGCCGCGGACGCCGGGGCCGGTCTGGCGGACCTGGCCGACCTCGGCACCTCCCTCACCGGCCGCTCCCGCAGCCTCGCCGTCGCCTCCGCCGCGCACACCGCGCCGGCGGACGGCAGCCCCGCCTTCGACATCCCCGGGGGACGGCTGGAGTTCGGCGTCGGCATCCACGGCGAACGGGCGGACCGCACGGTCGCCCACGAGCCGCTGGACGCCCTGCTGGAGACGATGACGGACACGCTCCTGGGCACCCTGGCACCAGGCCGAGGGGATTCGGTGATCGCCCTCGTCAACGGCCTGGGCTCGGTGACCGGCCTGGAGCTGTACGCCGTGGCGCGGGAGCTCGGCCGCCGCCTGGACCGCCGGGGCGTCGAACTGCGGCGCAGCCTCGTGGGGCATTTCGTCACCGCGCTCGACATGCGGGGCTTCTCCCTGACCCTGCTCCTCGCCGACGACGCGATCACCGACTGGTACGACGCGCCCGCGCACACTCCGGCCTGGCGCCGGTAG
- a CDS encoding YigZ family protein, with product MEEQQYRTVAREGEHETEVKRSRFLTTLAPVATEADARAVIRRVRERHPGATHHCWAYVIGASGAVQKSSDDGEPGGTAGVPMLQMLLRREVRDIVAVVTRWFGGVQLGAGGLIRAYGGAVGQTLDVLGTVARRPVRLATVTVDHQRAGKLENDLRATGRTVREVRYGDRVRIEIGVAEGDLDRFRGWLADATAGAAALELGGVTYVEG from the coding sequence ATGGAGGAGCAGCAGTACCGCACGGTGGCGCGCGAGGGCGAACACGAGACCGAGGTCAAGAGGTCCCGTTTCCTCACCACCCTCGCCCCCGTCGCCACCGAGGCGGACGCGCGGGCGGTGATCCGCCGCGTCCGCGAGCGGCACCCGGGCGCCACCCACCACTGCTGGGCCTATGTCATCGGCGCCTCAGGAGCCGTGCAGAAGTCGAGCGACGACGGCGAGCCCGGCGGCACCGCCGGGGTCCCCATGCTGCAGATGCTGCTCCGCCGCGAGGTGCGCGACATCGTCGCCGTCGTCACCCGCTGGTTCGGCGGTGTGCAGCTCGGTGCCGGCGGCCTGATCCGGGCCTACGGCGGCGCGGTCGGGCAGACCCTGGACGTGCTCGGCACCGTCGCCCGGCGGCCGGTGCGGCTGGCCACCGTGACCGTCGACCACCAGCGCGCCGGAAAGCTGGAGAACGATCTGCGGGCGACCGGCCGGACGGTGCGCGAGGTGCGCTACGGCGACCGGGTCCGCATCGAGATCGGCGTGGCGGAGGGGGACCTCGACCGCTTCCGCGGCTGGCTCGCCGACGCCACGGCCGGGGCCGCGGCCCTGGAACTCGGCGGCGTGACGTACGTGGAGGGCTGA
- a CDS encoding exonuclease SbcCD subunit D: MRFLHTSDWHLGRSFHRVGLLDAQAAFIDHLVGTVREQRIDAVLVAGDIHDRAVPPLAAVELYDDALHRLAALGVPVVMISGNHDSARRLGVGAGLMERAGVHLRTDPRGIGTPVLLSDEHGEVACYGLPYLEPALVRDLLGAGKAGHAAVLGAAMDRVRADLATRPAGTRSVVLAHAFVSGGAASDSERDITVGGVAAVPAGVFDGVDYAALGHLHGCQAITERVRYSGSPLAYSFSEAGHRKSMWLVDLGAGGRLTAERIDCPVPRPLARIRGRLGALLDDPGLEAAEDAWVEATLTDPVRPPEPMARLGRRFPHLLTLVFEPDRALDDPRASYAERLGGRTDQQIAEDFIGHVRGGGPDERERAVLRDALDTVRAGDTLRETAR, translated from the coding sequence GTGAGATTCCTGCACACCTCCGACTGGCATCTCGGCCGGTCGTTCCACCGGGTGGGACTGCTGGACGCCCAGGCCGCCTTCATCGACCACCTCGTCGGAACGGTCCGGGAGCAGCGGATCGACGCCGTCCTCGTCGCGGGCGACATCCACGACCGGGCCGTACCGCCGCTCGCCGCCGTCGAGTTGTACGACGACGCGCTGCACCGGCTGGCCGCGCTCGGCGTCCCGGTGGTGATGATCTCCGGCAACCACGACTCCGCCCGGCGGCTGGGCGTCGGCGCCGGGCTGATGGAGCGGGCCGGGGTCCACCTCCGTACCGACCCCCGAGGCATCGGCACCCCCGTCCTGCTGTCCGACGAGCACGGCGAGGTCGCCTGCTACGGACTGCCGTACCTCGAACCCGCCCTGGTCCGCGACCTGCTGGGCGCCGGGAAGGCCGGTCACGCCGCCGTCCTCGGCGCCGCCATGGACCGGGTGCGCGCCGACCTCGCCACCCGCCCCGCCGGAACCCGGTCCGTCGTCCTCGCCCACGCGTTCGTCTCCGGCGGAGCGGCCAGCGACAGCGAGCGCGACATCACCGTCGGCGGTGTCGCGGCCGTCCCCGCCGGGGTGTTCGACGGCGTCGACTACGCCGCGCTCGGCCACCTCCACGGCTGCCAGGCCATCACCGAGCGGGTCCGCTACTCCGGTTCCCCGCTCGCCTACTCCTTCTCCGAGGCAGGCCACCGCAAGAGCATGTGGCTCGTCGACCTCGGAGCCGGCGGCCGCCTCACCGCCGAGCGGATCGACTGCCCCGTACCCCGCCCGCTCGCCCGGATCCGCGGCCGGCTCGGCGCACTCCTGGACGACCCCGGGCTGGAGGCGGCGGAGGACGCCTGGGTCGAGGCCACCCTCACCGATCCCGTCCGCCCCCCGGAGCCGATGGCCCGGCTCGGCCGGCGCTTCCCGCACCTCCTCACCCTCGTCTTCGAGCCCGACCGGGCCCTGGACGACCCCCGGGCCTCGTACGCCGAGCGGCTCGGCGGGCGCACCGACCAGCAGATCGCGGAGGACTTCATCGGCCACGTCCGCGGCGGCGGCCCGGACGAGCGCGAACGCGCCGTGCTCCGCGACGCCCTCGACACCGTCCGCGCCGGCGACACCCTCCGCGAGACCGCCCGATGA
- a CDS encoding EamA family transporter, whose product MTAVLALASSLLWGLADFGGGLLTRRIPALTVVVVSQTVAALVLGVIVLLTGAWRETGPQLWFAVAAGVAGPAAMFAFYKALALGPMGVVSPLGSLGVAVPVGVGLVLGERPGLLQAVGILVAVAGVLLAGGPELRGAPVQRRAVLYTLVAAVGFGAVMALIAEASSTLNGLFLALFVQRLANIAVGGTSLLVSVRRGGAALPPVAEGGSGVVLAALPSLAFVGLADVAANGTYALAAQNGPVTVAAVLASLYPVVTALAARGLLKERLLAVQAVGAGLALLGTTLLTAG is encoded by the coding sequence ATGACCGCGGTCCTCGCTCTGGCCTCCAGTCTGCTCTGGGGGCTCGCCGACTTCGGCGGGGGCCTGCTCACCCGCCGCATCCCCGCCCTCACCGTGGTCGTGGTCTCCCAGACCGTCGCCGCGCTGGTGCTGGGGGTGATCGTCCTGCTCACCGGTGCCTGGCGGGAGACCGGCCCGCAGCTGTGGTTCGCGGTGGCCGCCGGTGTGGCCGGGCCCGCCGCCATGTTCGCCTTCTACAAGGCGCTCGCCCTCGGCCCGATGGGCGTCGTCTCGCCGCTGGGGTCGCTCGGGGTCGCCGTGCCGGTCGGGGTGGGGCTGGTGCTCGGCGAGCGCCCGGGGCTCCTGCAGGCCGTGGGCATCCTGGTCGCCGTGGCCGGTGTGCTGCTGGCGGGCGGTCCCGAACTGCGCGGGGCGCCGGTCCAGCGGCGCGCGGTCCTCTACACCCTGGTGGCGGCGGTCGGCTTCGGCGCGGTGATGGCGCTGATCGCGGAGGCGTCCTCGACGCTGAACGGCCTGTTCCTCGCCCTCTTCGTCCAGCGGCTGGCGAACATCGCGGTCGGCGGCACCTCGCTGCTGGTCTCCGTACGGCGGGGCGGCGCGGCGCTCCCCCCGGTGGCGGAGGGCGGATCGGGCGTGGTCCTCGCCGCGCTGCCGTCCCTGGCGTTCGTGGGCCTCGCCGACGTCGCGGCCAACGGCACGTACGCGCTCGCCGCCCAGAACGGGCCGGTCACCGTGGCGGCGGTGCTCGCCTCGCTCTACCCGGTCGTCACCGCGCTGGCGGCGCGCGGGCTGCTGAAGGAACGGCTGCTGGCGGTACAAGCGGTCGGCGCGGGGCTGGCCCTGCTCGGCACCACGCTGCTCACGGCGGGCTGA
- a CDS encoding DAK2 domain-containing protein — protein sequence MTSFDAAFTGGWIRRFAASVRATEPELTALDQRAGDGDFGVNLTTGLTTALRMLDEAAADGEPEDASAPLLTTATAFLDSVGGTSGPLFGLLFQRLACAVRDAGPGLTTSGLAAGTREGLAVIQRVGEARAGDKTLVDALAPAARALGACPPDAPPDTALVRAAGGAWEGVRSTARLRARRGRASYLGDRVSGVPDPGAVGIGLFYASADGGVRALAPFLEGREQPSR from the coding sequence ATGACGAGCTTCGACGCCGCCTTCACCGGCGGATGGATACGGCGCTTCGCCGCGTCGGTCCGCGCCACGGAACCCGAGCTCACCGCTCTGGACCAGCGCGCGGGGGACGGCGACTTCGGCGTCAACCTCACCACCGGGCTGACGACCGCGCTGCGGATGCTGGACGAGGCCGCCGCCGACGGGGAGCCGGAGGACGCCTCCGCTCCCCTCCTCACCACGGCGACGGCCTTCCTGGACAGCGTCGGCGGGACGAGCGGCCCGCTGTTCGGCCTGCTCTTCCAGCGACTGGCCTGCGCCGTCCGGGACGCCGGGCCCGGCCTGACCACCTCCGGTCTCGCGGCCGGCACCCGCGAGGGGCTGGCCGTCATCCAGCGTGTCGGCGAGGCCCGGGCCGGGGACAAGACGCTGGTCGACGCCCTGGCCCCGGCCGCCCGCGCGCTCGGCGCCTGCCCGCCGGACGCGCCGCCCGACACGGCGCTCGTCCGCGCCGCCGGGGGCGCCTGGGAGGGCGTGCGGAGCACCGCGCGGCTCCGGGCACGGCGGGGGCGGGCCAGCTACCTCGGTGACCGGGTGTCCGGTGTGCCGGACCCGGGGGCCGTGGGCATCGGCCTCTTCTACGCCTCGGCGGACGGCGGCGTCCGTGCGCTGGCCCCGTTCCTGGAAGGCCGCGAGCAGCCGTCGCGGTGA